The Heteronotia binoei isolate CCM8104 ecotype False Entrance Well chromosome 11, APGP_CSIRO_Hbin_v1, whole genome shotgun sequence genome includes the window TATAACCTAGGATGTGTAATCTGCTGTCTTTAAAAGCACCCTTCCCAGACTGGCTTTCTATTAGTTGATTTGTGAACTGTCTTTGTCAGTATTGATTGACAGCAGATAAGGATCTTACACTAGATCTTCACACATTGTCCTTTTAAAGGGCAGAGTGGTCTGCATATAATTATTACCATGAAGTGCCTGGGTGCAGAATTGCACTGCTATGGTAAgtggctggctggggggggggggggtgtcatcctAATTCATGTTCACCTTTTTTGTCATTGCTTCTCTTCAGCCAAAGATGACATTGTCGTGAAAGGCAGCCATTGATGGGCTGTAATTAGGAGTAACAATGTTGAATGCACTCGACAGCCACTTCAAGACTCTGTGGATTAGCAACATCATGAGCCAGCCTGGCTCCCACTATTAAGATGGTCTAGATACTATGCCACTGCAGAAATATGCAGTGCTGCAACTACACAGGAACAAAAATGGTACATGCTTTTACAGGAACATTTATTAAGCTTCTGTTCTGCTCAGGAACTATCTGACCCAGATTGCTGACACAGCACAGTTACCAAGCCGCTCATGGGCATGCATCCAGCTGCCCTACAGATCTACATTAAGATCAACAGAGCCATGAGCTCAGGGGCTGCCTCTGCTCCTGAAATCAAACCACACATGTCCAAACATTTGTACAGAATTCTGTATTGAGaatctacattaaaaaaaaaagtccaacacAGACAAGTTCCTAGGTTTTAAGGCTGAAAATAAGCATGAGACAGATACATGGTAAAGTCAGGAGGAAGTGGAAATAGGCAGAACTTCCATGCTCTGTTGATATTTTTCCTCCATATGACAAACAGAATTTTGGAAGTGTGCTTCAACATGTACAGTTAGCAATACTTCAAGTAAATGACTTTGGCAAAGAGCATCTGGCTCTTGCATACTACATTTGAAGCAGGCACAGGCCCCATTATTAAACACCATACAGCACACGACAGTTCGAAACATTACAAAACAACTGAAAAGTGTCTAGTTTCCACAATGCTCAATTTTTGGCCACAGAATGTTTATTACCTCTACATACATCACCACTAGGGTAGTTTTACCTATCTGAGCTCTAGCTAAAAGAAAGCCTACTCACAGGAATAGAGATGTGTGCTAGATAATAAATGACCCATGCTGCAGCCGTTTGCAAGAGCTACAGTGATTCCAACTAGCTCTTGCCATTCAAGGGAGACAAGATGGGCTGGAATGAGAACCGTTGATACTGGATTCTCCAACAGCCTGAGTGTCACTTGGCTGAGACCTGGGACCACCCCAAGCAACTGTGATTCCAGAAGAACCATCACCTAGTACATAGCAGAGAAGCTTAATAAGTAAAATTGGCACACAACACATTGGCAGTCAGACAGATCAACCCtccttgcttttttttaaaggttcttTGGATTTTTAATCATAAAAAACAATATTTCTGATAAAAAAATTACCCAAAAAAGTTAGAAGGAAAACAAAAATTTACAACCAAAGAGCACTGAGACACATTTTTTAACCCTCCAGCCACCTTACCCACACACATGCTTcttccaaaaaagaaaggcaacttctAGCCAGTATAGCTAGACAATAAATACAGACATCAGGTATATGGCAGTTTTCCTGCCTGTCAGTTTTTATCAAGGGCAAGAGTGGTGCAGTGCCTTGcatctgatccccccccccccacccttgagGTTGGTGCTTGCCTTGTCTCCCCTGCAGGATAACCTTGCTTGGGATTACTGCAAGGACAAGGGGAAACAATCCACCCAGGGTCTTTCCTTCTCCTGCTTGTTATATGGAAGGGCAGGAGGCAGGCAAGAGCTCAAGGGCAACTATGATGTGGGAAAGGCAGGAGAGGTGGAGAATCATCACTTCTTTCTCTCAGATAGCTGTATCTGGACTAAGGTCAGAGCCAGCAGAATTCAGAGGCTTGTTTGTTGTTAATGATGACTGTCGAATGGTCTGTGCTTCTACGCTGTGCCGGATCCCATAACCAAAGTAGATTGCAAAGCCTGCATAGATTACAAAAACACTTATTTCAGCTGCTAGATTGCTTTACACCAAAGAGTCAGTGTTGTGTAGTGTTAGTGTTCTAAACCAGGACTGGGTAGGACCTGAAGAGTTTGCTGTGATCATAAAAAGGATCAGGAAGGTTTCCTGGAGCTCTTCAGAGAAAGTGTGTGAAAGACAGCCACTGATGTATGTCAGCAGTAAAAATTCCAGGATCTAGGTATCAATAATAGTAACGTTTAACATATTTTAACATGAGTAAGTTATAAAGGTAAACTGCTAAACCCTAATATGAGCTGCTCTCCTCTGACTGGTAGCAGCTTTCATTCAGCTCTTCTTTCATTCAACTCCTGCTGCACAAATTCCTTTAGCGAAGGTGAACCCAATGTTTGAACTGAGGGCCAGGTGCCAGGACTTCTTCTTGACATCAGTCCCTATCTCTTGGCCTGTAACAAGCAAATCTTTTCCGCCAAAACTCAGAGAATGCCAGCAAGCCCTTGTCTACATATGGGTCACAAGATTTCCCTGTAAGACCCAACGTGGTCTTTCTGTAggacagaggaggagaagggggtaaAAGAAAAGGTAGCTTCTAGTGATCTAATTTTAATCACAAAGAAACCATTACTAAGCATAGaagcaaacaaacacaaaaaaaaggtaaagactGGCTCAGTGGAAACCCCAGAGCGAAACTGACCCAATTAGTAGGCACCAGCTCTGTTGATTGGATCTAAATGCTTAGAATAATAACCAAGGTGCCTTTGGGAATAATTCTCTGCCATCTGCCTTATTCATCCTTGACAAAagctcctccacacacacacaatcagggGCAGTCTTCATGATGCTAGGTCCAGGATGGGACAGAAGAACCACTGACTCCCTGCAGGGGCTAACTCCTACTGCGGTCAAGCAAGGGGCATTCCTCATTTGTACAAGGTGGATAGGGAGGCTCTGCCATCACAAGAAGCAAGTGGCAACAGGAGTCTGCTCTTCCTTCTTTGCCCTTCTCTGTCAGGAGGCAAGGATATGGGCAATCAGCACCCTCCCCCAATGCATGCTCCAGGGCACCGGTCCGATTGGCTAAGACAACCCCTGCCCACAAAGATCTCAACTGGTAACAATGAATTTTACTCCTGAGGACTTTACCCGTCTTGTTTCTAACCCTCCTCCTATTCATATTTTGGAAATCTTTCTGTGAAAGCTCCTCCTGGTTGCAGCCTCCTCTCCACCTGGGAGCCTCCATCTGTATTAATCAGAAAGGCTTGCTTCCAGCTTCACCTGAACTTCCCCATCTCTCTTCCAGCTCAGGAAAATCAGACCTGTGTTTCTTGTACTCTCTGGTTCCTGTATCCATAGCTACTATCAGCATTCCAACTCATTTCAAGCTTGGATTCTTACCCATCTGGCTCTTCTTAGGATTATTCTCTGCATTCCTGCTTGGCTGAATGATGCCTCTTGAAACTCCCAAGTCTCTGTTTGCAGCTTCAGGGATCACCAGATACCTGAACACTTAAATGCCACCCCAAATAGCATTTCCATGCAGAAAATGCTCCCTCTGCCATGACCATTACTAGGAACAGTCCTGCACAACAGTGCTTCAAACAGATCAGGCTCCTTACCTATGACCATCCAGACAGCAAAGCGGGCCCAGGTGCCTGCATCCAACTGCATCATGAGATAGATATTCACAAAGATACTAAAGAGAGGGAGTACTGGCAGGGCAGGCACCTGGAAAATAAGAAAAAGCCCCCAAGGCAAGTAGATGTAAACATTTCACAAGATTTTGGGAGACTAGTTCTCTCTCACAAGATTTGCAGTCAGATGTAACATTAGACTGAATTCCAGTGAATTGTCCAGGtctttcaaagaaaaaaaaataccagggAGGGAGTTTATATGCATTGCACAGACTACCTCTTAGAATACTTGCAACACCAATATCCAATATGCAACAGGCATTTCCTGTTTTAAACCAGAAGGAAATAATGGCATTTGCCAGTTTCATTAGATTTTGCAAAGACAGTTTTCAGTCAGATGTAACATTAGACTGAATTCCAGTTCGGTCTAATGTTATTAGTTTCCCATGTTTCTGAAATACTGCTATTCAAGATAAGGTAAATTTGCTGCTTAACAGTTTTATTTAGATAGGAGATTCCTTTGTTTGCTGTTTAGAGTTTTAGCAGTGCTTAGGCATGTTACATGTGTGGGGGCGTGAGAGAATGGttccacctcaaaaaaagatacttCCAAAACTGAACAAGCATAGGTAGCAGACTCTGAAGACACAGGTATTGTCCAATAAATGCTGATGGCATTGGCACAATCACTATTTCACAGAGCACTCACATTTGGGGAGGATGAGGAAATTGCATTTCCAACCAATTGGCTTCAGAATGCTTGAAAAATGTGTTTCCACACAACAGAGATAAAAGGAGATCATCATCTGGACTGCCCAGGCCAACTTAGCATTCAATCAATTTTTCTATAATGATTTCAAAAGGCTGCCCAAAGGCATAAAAGGACACCTTCCTGTAAGGTGTACAGAAGTTACTAAGGCAGAGTAGAAGTCTGCCTATGGGAGAAATCAGATTACAAAAGCATTGTGAGAAGGAGAGACTGGAAGGGCAGAGATAGGAACTGTCCACTCTGAAAGGCAGAAGGCAGGATTGCTATTCGCATGGAATGATCCAACCATTCAAAATAAACAGCAGAAGTGTCATCATTCCTTCAGCAAATGCTAAGCACAAAAAATGCCAAGTGCAGCATGGCAGATCTAGGCAACACTAACCTCTGCCACATACAATCTCAGAACGACGAGAAGCTTTCCGGCCATGAGTCCTACCTTGAAAGTGAGGTGTTTCTTGCTCTCTGGCTGCCTCCAGATGATAATAGTGGTAACTAGCAAAATACATAGGAGAAGCGCACATGCCACAGCCCAACCAATGTTGCCTTTCATGAGCGCTTCCCACTCCTGCGCCAGGATTCCACACAAGACAGTGATCGCGATAGCTGCAAGACAGAGAATGAACCTTCTGCTTTATATTGGGAAGGTGGGAGAGGAACATTATCTTGATCTAGCATAACCTCTCCATGTTTCCCAGGAGCCATCTAACAGAAAATATCAGGGCCAGAACTGCACCACTAGCTTGAGGCATTTCAGATCTGCTACTGAGCTAGTTCCATTCTTCTTCGGGTCTCCAGAAAGGCCCAAGCCAGAATGAAGTTGTTCTATGTGCCCAGTTGACCACCTGCAGGTGAACATTCCCCTCCCCAACTTAGCTGGAATTTAGAAGCACTTCTGATCTCAGTGCCATTGTTAAGAGGACTTCCAACACAAGCTTTAAATTTCTAGTTACCTAAAACACCTTAGCTCTACCCCCAGCACTTACAGACAACTGTGGTGCTGATGTAGACAATGCGTCCTGAAATGTGATTTGGGATCCCTCCAGAAGGACAGAAAAGGCTCCCCCAGGTGAACTTCTCTTTGAGCGTAGTCTGCATAGTCTGATTACTGTTGATTGAGACATTCATTATCACCTTCTCTTCTTCGCTTCCATTCACCTCCAACATCTCCAAGTCCTTGGACGAGCTACCCATCTCAGGCTGGTATctaaaagaaaaaacaaagaaaTTAAGACAATTCATCATCAGCACTTATGCAGAAAGAGCCTCTATCAGTCTCAGAGATCAAGcaccttctccccgcccccccccccccggcaaataGTTAGGACATTACAGTGTTTGGATGTGGCTTTGAGTACCCTACATCTATAGTTGTTCAGGCCAAAGGCCTTACGTACCCACCTGAGGATGAGTACACAAACAGCTACCAATGAGTATGCCAACAGTGTGCCGATTGACATGAGGTTCACCAGGTCTTTCAACTCAAAGAGGAATGCCATCAGGGCTGCAATAGAATACAAGTTACATAAGACTCAGCCTCACCCACTGGAGGGGTAGAGAGCAAAGAAACCTTTTACCACCATATCTTTACCAGAAATGATGCCTGACACAACTGTGGCCACCAAGGGAGTCTTGGTGCGACTATGCACACGGGACAGGGACTTAAAAAGGAGTCCATCTTCAGCCATGGCGTATATCACTCGTGGCATCGGGAACATGGAGCCAAGCAAGCTGCATTGAGCAGGAAAAGAGATGGTCAGCCCTTGGACATGGGAAGAACCTCGGGTAGCCAAGGGCACAAACTGCAGTGTGCACACAGCATCTCTCACTGcctggctctgcctccccctccagaCCTTACCTTGCACTGAGGGCGCAGAGTGAGCCAACAGCCACAACATAGCGGGCAGGCTCCCACCCCACATCCTTGAAGGCTGCAGGCAGGGGGCTATCCTTGTTCACCAAGAAGTAGGGAACCATTAGAGTCAAGGCAGCAGAAACCCCAAAGTAGGCCACAAAGCAGATGAGAAGGGAGACAATGATGCCAATAGGGATGGAGCGTTGAGGGTTGCGAGCCTCTTCACCTGAGGACAGGAATTGATTCCAGTGAAATCAGCACTCCTGTACAATGCCTAAGGCAGGAAAGGACTTGATCAAACCTAATTCTGGGCAGGAAATGCAGATTTAAATACAAGAACATGTAGTGCATTTTTTGATTGTTATTATTTTGCACTGTTGAATCTATTACCTGGGCAGATGACAGTCACTGTGCATGAGAACTGTTCTGCACAAAGGAGTCCTCAGAGCTCCCAGGCAAAGCAGCCATCTGTGTCACCGGGTTGCACAGCTAATGACTCATTTCCCAGGCCACAGGAagacgctttccacaaggaatggaACAGCAGCCACCACTCTCTCAGGCAGGGATCCCATGTGAATGAGCTTATGTATACAGTCCCCATGCCCAGCCACTCAGCATGAATTGCCCTCTCCCAGACTAACCACCTACCCTAGTGCTCTgttagaaaggggagggggagaggagacagAAGCAGAGTTCTCCCTGTGGTTCCCTTCTTCCTGCAGTTGCCTTACCTGTTGTTGCAATGCAGTCAAATCCAACAAAGGCGTAGAAACAAGTTGCAGCACCAGAAAGGACCCCCTCAAAGCCAAAGGGGAAAAAGCCACCATCACCAAACTGACCGGCtctgaaagagagaaggaaggaggaagaaagaaaatgtCTCCTGCCACACTCAGAGGAGCCAGGCAAGCTAATGAGGGGTCATCTCCCCCACACAGGTATCTCTCCTCCAGCACTGCTGCTTTCCCTTTCTTCACCAGTCTATTGCCACATGTCCTTCTTTGCTAATGCAGcgacttaaaaaacaaacaaacttcgtGACAAAGTCTGGGGTGCCCAGAGCTGTCAAGTGTTAATCCCTACAGGTAATAAGGTTTCTGGTGGCTCTGCTCCACAGCTGAATTAGAGGAATCAGCTTGGAACAGCAAGCCAGGCAGTTGCCCATTCAGGATAAAAGGCATCTTTTCTTACATGATTCTAGACTTCAGAGCTTCTTCAGACCGGTTATCATAATACTCCTTAGACACATTCCAGTTCTTGACATCCCCCTTCACAAAGCCAGAGATGATGACAAAGCCCAGGACCAGCAGGTTGATCGCAGTGAAGATTTTGTTCACTAGTGCAGACTCACTCACGCCAAATGCTAGCAAGCCtgaagagggaggaagaaaaaggatttggggagagacacAAGAATATACCAGCTCCCCTAAAACTCTTTATCCTTTGTCCCAATTCCGTGCTTTTTCCCCCCACGGCTCTTCTGGCCAATTCTGCACATGCTGCCACAGGATCCTGAAAAccagaggcagggcaagtcgTGGCTCCACAGCAGCATGTGCAAAACCAGGCAGAAAAGCCGAAGGGAAAGGAGCATGAGACCAGACAAAGGCTAGCGAGGAACTGGTCTGAGTGGCATTGGAACACAAGCCTCCTTAAACATGCCTGCCCATTTGTCTAGTCCTAGATGCCGAGTCTGGCTAGTTGGATTTATTCTTATTATTAGTTTCACATGTCTTGGGCTAGCCCAGGCACTGAACAACCAAGTTCAAGGGAAGCTTGGCTCCACTTAAGCTCTGCAACTTGCAGGCTTTTGCAAGGGAGGGCAGATTCGCCACCTTAGATCATCCTACCTGTGAGAAGCAGCACCAGGAAGAGGGCAAAGAAGTCAGGATACTCAGCCAGCACATTCTCCAAGTGCAGGGCAGTGTTGTTccggaagaaaaaggagatgcgATTGTCAATGATGTTGTCAAAGGCAGAGCTCCAGGCACGAGCAACACTTGCAGTGCCTAGTTATCAACAAACAAATCCTTCATTAATCCAAGAATATGAACAATAAGTTTatgtattaattaaaatatttacattttgcctttcctcatggttcaaggtaGCTTGCAAACCATAATTTTTACCAATATGAAACCAATATATAACCCCCAAATAACCCCCTTCCGCCTTTTTTGATCTGAGGAATTGTGATTAAGGAGTAGTGTGGTGTTGTGAGTACACAGTTGGACAAGGATCTGGAAAATCAAGATTCAAATTCTGCTGGGGGACCGTGGGCCAGTTAtacactttcaacctaacctacctcacaggtctgttgtgaggataaaatggaggagaggagaacaatgtaagtttCTTTGGCTCTCCACTGAGgaagaaagtggggtataaatggaaCAAATTAAACAAGAGAACAGGGGACAATTGCTCAAGATATTTGTGTAATATCTCATATAGCAATGACTGGATTGTGGAGTTATTTggagttaaaaataaaaatccactCTGGGATCCCCAGTTAAAGAGGTCAGCCTGCTGAGAAAAATACAACAATGATGTTTCTTCAGCATCAAACAGCAAACAAGCTCTCGTTGTGTCAAGGACACATTCTGATGTCCTGATCTAGGAAAAAAAGCAGACGCTTCTCCCTCCCCAATTTCAATCCAATAGCACATACCTATCACATAGGAGAGGATGAGGTTCCATCCTGTGGTGAAGGCCCAGATCTCCCCAACTGTCACAAAGCTGTAGAGGTAGGCAGAACCAGCCTTTGGAACTCTGGCCCCAAACTCGGCATAGCACAGTCCCGCCAGAACTGATGAGACAGCCGCAATGAAGAAGCAGAGTACAATGGAAGGCCCAGCTTGCTCCTTGGCCACTTCCCCAGCCAAGACATAGACGCCGGCCCCAAGAGTGCTACCCACACCAAGAGCAATCAGGTCCAGGGTGGAGAGGCAGCGTGCAAAACGGGTATCTTCCAAGCTAAGGTCTACCACACGTCGTCGGATCAACTTCTTGCCAAAACTCTTCATGGTTTTTTCCAGCATCTTGCTACTCATATGTAAGGCCCAACTTTTTTCAAAATATCTAGAA containing:
- the SLC7A3 gene encoding cationic amino acid transporter 3 → MSSKMLEKTMKSFGKKLIRRRVVDLSLEDTRFARCLSTLDLIALGVGSTLGAGVYVLAGEVAKEQAGPSIVLCFFIAAVSSVLAGLCYAEFGARVPKAGSAYLYSFVTVGEIWAFTTGWNLILSYVIGTASVARAWSSAFDNIIDNRISFFFRNNTALHLENVLAEYPDFFALFLVLLLTGLLAFGVSESALVNKIFTAINLLVLGFVIISGFVKGDVKNWNVSKEYYDNRSEEALKSRIIAGQFGDGGFFPFGFEGVLSGAATCFYAFVGFDCIATTGEEARNPQRSIPIGIIVSLLICFVAYFGVSAALTLMVPYFLVNKDSPLPAAFKDVGWEPARYVVAVGSLCALSASLLGSMFPMPRVIYAMAEDGLLFKSLSRVHSRTKTPLVATVVSGIISALMAFLFELKDLVNLMSIGTLLAYSLVAVCVLILRYQPEMGSSSKDLEMLEVNGSEEEKVIMNVSINSNQTMQTTLKEKFTWGSLFCPSGGIPNHISGRIVYISTTVVSIAITVLCGILAQEWEALMKGNIGWAVACALLLCILLVTTIIIWRQPESKKHLTFKVPALPVLPLFSIFVNIYLMMQLDAGTWARFAVWMVIGFAIYFGYGIRHSVEAQTIRQSSLTTNKPLNSAGSDLSPDTAI